A stretch of the Gossypium hirsutum isolate 1008001.06 chromosome D07, Gossypium_hirsutum_v2.1, whole genome shotgun sequence genome encodes the following:
- the LOC121219438 gene encoding calmodulin-7, whose translation MADQLTDDQISEFKEAFSLFDKDGDGCITTKELGTVMRSLGQNPTEAELQDMINEVDADGNGTIDFPEFLNLMARKMKDTDSEEELKEAFRVFDKDQNGFISAAELRHVMTNLGEKLTDEEVDEMIREADVDGDGQINYEEFVKVMMAK comes from the exons ATGGCCGATCAGCTCACCGATGATCAGATCTCTGAGTTCAAGGAGGCCTTTAGCCTATTCGACAAGGACGGCGATG GCTGCATTACTACCAAGGAGCTCGGGACTGTGATGCGATCACTTGGGCAGAACCCTACTGAGGCAGAACTTCAAGATATGATTAATGAAGTTGATGCTGATGGAAATGGGACCATCGATTTTCCTGAATTCCTTAACCTGATGGCGAGGAAGATGAAGGATACTGATTCTGAGGAGGAACTTAAAGAGGCTTTCAGGGTTTTTGACAAGGACCAGAATGGTTTCATATCAGCTGCTGAGCTGCGCCATGTCATGACAAATCTCGGTGAGAAGCTTACAGATGAGGAGGTTGATGAAATGATCCGTGAAGCCGATGTTGATGGTGACGGGCAGATCAACTATGAGGAGTTTGTTAAAGTCATGATGGCCAAGTAA